Proteins encoded in a region of the Marmota flaviventris isolate mMarFla1 chromosome 3, mMarFla1.hap1, whole genome shotgun sequence genome:
- the LOC114085658 gene encoding uncharacterized protein, protein MLGSCSVNAEHQELREDAAPQSPPLHVPPVLPGRAHALELRLCPIRVCIHTSAEQNNSNIGRGFVDGHKSGFVSVSRSKRLELRADSQEVVLDSFKACAAGRTPDLSEKASCQARRSGHWSHLTKLPGRASLWTPLSPSVSLLSCVCCLLESWTPPSNKSSLLPKESHIEVSFHRRACAYASMNSFRVVSPFSWTAPLENETCSSVQKTVQNNIRDWRVRLFIMRTLKWVRLKYLLRPPSCPPCPHLPPTADRRSRPAVSNFQVQEALGPARGHLMPVSTQFSTLSVFAPPPHCTKEKAHTHMLLK, encoded by the exons ATGTTGG GGTCGTGTTCTGTGAACGCTGAGCACCAGGAGTTGAGGGAAGACGCGGCCCCGCAGAGTCCGCCCCTCCACGTCCCACCTGTGCTCCCCGGGAGAG CACACGCCTTGGAGCTTCGCCTTTGTCCCATCCGCGTCTGCATCCATACCAGCGCTGAGCAGAACAATTCGAATATTGGCAGGGGCTTCGTGGATGGTCACAAAAGTGGATTCGTGTCTGTGTCCAGGAGTAAGCGATTAGAACTTCGGGCAGACAGTCAGGAAGTGGTTTTGGACAG TTTCAAGGCCTGTGCTGCTGGCAGAACCCCTGACCTGAGTGAGAAAGCATCATGTCAGGCAAGGAGGAGTGGACACTGGAGTCACCTGACGAAGTTGCCGGGCCGGGCCTCACTGTGGACTCCCCTGAGCCCCTCTGTTAGCCTTCTCTCCTGCGTCTGCTGCTTGCTGG AGTCCTGGACACCTCCATCGAATAAAAGCTCTCTGCTGCCAAAGGAGTCCCATATTGAGGTATCCTTTCACAGAAGAGCATGTGCTTATGCCAGTATGAATTCCTTCCGAGTAGTTTCCCCTTTCTCCTGGACGGCACCGTTGGAGAATGAGACATGTTCAAGCGTACAGAAAACAGTTCAGAACAACATCCGTGACTGGCGAGTTCGCCTGTTTATCATGCGCACTTTGAAATGGGTCAGACTGAAGTACCTCCTTCGCCCTCCCAGCTGCCCACCCTGCCCCCACCTTCCACCCACCGCTGACAGACGTTCAA GGCCAGCTGTGTCCAACTTCCAGGTGCAAGAAGCCTTGGGCCCAGCCAGAGGTCACCTGATGCCAGTTAGCACCCAGTTCTCCACCCTCAGTGTATTTGCCCCTCCCCCACACTGCACAAAGgaaaaggcacacacacacatgttattAAAATGA